ATATAGTGTATCCTCCCAAACACGAACGCGCTCTTTCCATCACATAAATATTTGTTGCATGAGAACCTTGCCTGGGGGATGTTTACTCCTATAAATTGCCTCTCATCTAACAGAAAGACTACATCTTTGTCAGTTGCAGAGGTTACTATCTTCGCAGTGTCCTTTGTTATAACGTTCTCAGGCAACCAAAAACTCACGATGGGCTTTCTTGCTATAAATGGCAGATAGAAGTCGAATGATACTTTTGAAAGTATTTCCTGTTCGAAGTGACTTAGATGAGGCATTATTGGGTGGAATGGAACTGTTACGGTTGGCTCAACATGAGTTTCTAACGTTTCTACGATTTCTCCGTATATCTTTGGCTTGTACTTAAGAACCATATAAAGTGTGAAGGGTTCAAAGTCAACACTTACCGCACCTTCGTCTAACATTCTAAGGGTCTCATCAACATATTCATAGGCCTTTATCATGGCCCTTGTCCAGTTTCTCCCTTTAACTTCTTCTTCTCTAATCTCCAAGGCTACTGGGCTGAGTCTTTCAGAGTACTTAATCGGATCCCACCCAGAACCATCATGGACATATATTATATCTCCCGGCTGATATGCATGAAAGTGATATGTGAATTTCATGTACATTATCCAATCCCTCCCTTGAGAAACCTAGGCAATTTTAGTCCTTTGAATTCCTTAAGAATTCCAGGAAGATCTTCATTTTTTGGGAAGAGAAGCTGTTTGTTCTCTATCTTTTTACTAACGGGTACAATTTCGATTGGTTTTTTGATTTTTAGATTTTCCTCCCTTTTCATTAATCCTTCATGAATTCTCCTCTCCCTTTCTATTTTCCCGGCTTCCTTGCCCTCTTTGTAGGCCAGTTTTGCAAGTTCATAAACTCCAAGACTTTTTGCTTCGAGGTATATCTCCTTTTTAATTTTGGCGACCCATCCTATCCACTCGACATGCCCATGAAGCCCAATGTAAAATCCGAATAGGTATGCTTTCTTGACGATGTCTTTCTCTTTGAGTATTTCTTCAATATCTTTATTCATTTTCTTCAACCTCGAAGGGGGACTTATTGTACACCACCAACCCCTTATCTGTAAACTTCAAGAGTTTCAAGTTTGGGTCATGTTTAATTCCTCTCATCTTAAATATTTGAATTGCCCTAATCATCTTGCCCTCATGCATAAAGTAGTGGAGCATTATAATCCCGCTAACCAGATAATGTTCCTCGGAATACTTGTCAAGTTCTATCATCTCAGCTATTAGATATGCAGTTACGCCAAGATCTTCGAGTCCTCTAATAAACTTCGCAAGTTCCACCCTCTTTTCGACGGGATCTTGCTGAGGGAAATCAATTGCAGTTAATGGGTCTATCACAAGTCTAGTAATCCTTTCATCTTCCACTATATCTCTAATCCTCGATAGGACACTCCTCCATGTTGGAACTCGAGTTGATTCTCTCCAGAGTATTGGACCTAAATCGAAGAGCATAAGCTTCCAAGTATTAACATAAGCATAGATGGAAGGATCAAACCTCACCATGTCTCTAACTACCTCTTCTGGCTTGTGAATTAATGAGATATATGCTGTCTTTTCTCCTCTTCTTGCTCCTTCAAGTAAAAACTGCATTCCAAATGTTGTTTTCCCACTTCCGGGTGGGCCTATTACTAAGTAAACTCTCCCTGGAATTAATCCTCCTTCAATGAGTTCATCGAGGCCTTTCACGCCCGTTGATATTCTCTCTGGATATATCTGCATATTCTCTCCCCAAAATATGTTATCCTATCCCCAAGATTTATCCTTTTCCATAACAATGGTTCGAAAGAGAATTAAACTCTAAAACATTTTATCCAAATAAGAGGTGGGAAAATGATATTTGATGCACATTCAGACTTGCCAACATATGTATATGAAGAAAGGGAAAAAGGAAGTACAAGAGTTTTGGAGAGAGAATTTAACAGATTTTTTAATGGAATCTCGGCTAGAGTAATGAGTGTGTGGAGTAGACCCGAAAAAAGGCCAATAATTTTAAGATACACCCTGGAGGCCATCAACAGACTATTTAGGGACGTGGAAGAAAGTACAAAGTTTGAAATCGTTGGGACAGTGAATGAAATGGATGATGTAATTAAAAACGGAAAAATTGCATTATGGCTTGGAATCGAGGGAGGAGAGCCTGTAGAAAGCCTTGATATCCTCGAAATACTCCACTCCCTTGGACTTAGAGTATTGACTCTAACATGGAGCCTCAGGAATCAAATAGGGGATGGCGTGTTTGAAAGGACAAGCGGAGGGTTAACGAACTTCGGAGTTGAGGTTGTCGGGAAGGCTGAGGAGCTCGGAATTATACTCGATTTGAGCCATATAAATGAAGCTGGATTCTGGGATACTCTTGATGTCACAGCTTTTCCGGTTATAGCCTCACACTCCAACGCAAAGGCCCTATGCGACAATCCGAGAAACCTAACAGATGACCAGATAAAGGCTATAGCGGAGAGGGATGGTGTTATAGGAGCAGTTGCCATTCCTGCCTTCGTTGACAAGGAGCAACCAACACTCGAAAAATATGTTAGCCATATTGAGTATATGGTGGATCTAGTCGGCTATAAACATGTTGGAATAGGCTTTGATTTCGTCTATTACTTACCTGGATGGAAAGGAAAGAGTGTAATAGGATTAGAAGATGAGTCCAAAATTCCTGAGCTTATTAGGGCACTAAGGGAGAAATTTAGTGAAAAGGAAGTTAAGGCAATAGCCTTTGAAAACTTTAGACGAGTATTCGAAAGGGTGGTTGGGTGAGGTTAAAACTTAGAGCGCTTAAAAATGGGGTTATGAAACCATGGGCACGTATTATCTAACCTTTAGAGAGGCTAGGGAAATACTTAAGGGTAAGAACAAAATAAATGTGGATCTAGGGAAAACAAGCGAGAAGATAAATGTCGAAGTTAGAGATGGCTATGTATTTTTTCCTGATGGTACAAGACTTGACATTGAGTTAGTGAAGAAGATTAGCGAAGATGAAAGCACTGTATACTTCATTGAGAATGGAACCTTGTACAAGGCAGCGATTGCTGGAAGCCACTTCTATAAGCTGGTTCCAACGGTCCCTCCTACCATAGAAATTAATGGCATCAGGATGCACAGGACAAAGGATGTAAACCCTTGGGAAGATACGGTAATTAAAGTAAACACAATAAATCCAAGGCCGGGGGAATATGTGCTTGACAGTTGTATGGGGCTGGGGTATACAGCGATAGAGGCTGCAAGGAGAGGGGCTAAGGTTATTACAATTGAAAAGGACAAGAACGTCATAGAGCTTGCAAAAATAAATCCTTGGAGCAGAGACCTCTTTGAGAATCCAAACATAAAGATAATCCAAGGCGACTCATATGAGGTAATAAAAGAGTTTGAAAACGAAATGTTCGATGCAGTAATCCACGACCCACCAAGGTTTTCCCTTGCGGGTGAGCTTTATAGTGAAGAATTCTATAGGGAACTATTTAGAGTATTAAAGCCGGGAGGTAGGTTGTTTCATTACGTTGGAAATCCCGGGAAGAGATACAGGAGAAAAGATATTCAAAGGGGAGTTATGGAGAGGTTGAGAAAAGTTGGATTCATTGGGGTTAGGAGGATTGAGGAGGCCTTAGGTGTGGTAGCGAGAAAACCTAGGAGGATTTGAAATGCTGGAAGTCAAGTCTACAATAATTTTAATTGGTACAGTTTCAATAGTTACTGGGGGATACTTTCTTTATGCTTCTCTTAAGGAGAAGAGAAAGGATGCACTTTATGCAAGTTTAGGTTGGTTTATGCTTGGAGCCTACTACCTCATAAGATACCATGGAATCCACAAAAGCGTTGCAGAAATGTTCCTCTACTTCTACGCCCTCGGAATGGCTTTTTATACAGTTGAGATAATAGAGGACTACGCCCCCACGGCCTTGAGGCATGTTAAATGTTACCTCCTGGTTCCACTAAGCCACATACTGTATAGAACAATAACAATGATCCTCCATATGAGGAGAGTTCCAGTTGGCGGTATCGCTGGAGACTCGGGCTTTATGCTCATAATTTCGGCCTATATATTCTGGAAGGGCCTTGGAAAAGAAGCAATGTTAAATAGTGTTGCAATGCTGATTCTTGGAATTGACTTAACGCTGTACAAGTTTATTGGTGATTCTCTCATAGACCTGGTTTTGATCCTATTAGGAGCCTTAATACTCTCGGTTTCAACGATAAGGAGATATAAAACACTCATCAAAGAAGTCAAGAAAGGAGAGATACCAGATATTAATCCAGGAATGAAGATAGTTCCAGATGCATACTTTGAAGTTCTTCTTGAATCTCTAGAAGACAAGCCGCTGTTGCTCTTCACTAGGGATCTCAGCAAGAAATCAGAGAACTGGACAGTATTCTACGTCACAAATACCCAGATGGAGAACGGCATTAGGCCCACTGAACTTGAAAAAATGACACATTTAGCTGTCAGGTATATGAGGGAAGCTAGAATGTCGGGTGGCCGAGGTGTTGTTGCTATTGATTGCTTGGAGTTCCTAAAGCTCTACAATGACTTTAGATCTATAATGAAGTTCCTTCATGCTCTTAGGGATTATGCAATAGCCGAGAACG
This is a stretch of genomic DNA from Pyrococcus sp. ST04. It encodes these proteins:
- a CDS encoding RAD55 family ATPase, translated to MQIYPERISTGVKGLDELIEGGLIPGRVYLVIGPPGSGKTTFGMQFLLEGARRGEKTAYISLIHKPEEVVRDMVRFDPSIYAYVNTWKLMLFDLGPILWRESTRVPTWRSVLSRIRDIVEDERITRLVIDPLTAIDFPQQDPVEKRVELAKFIRGLEDLGVTAYLIAEMIELDKYSEEHYLVSGIIMLHYFMHEGKMIRAIQIFKMRGIKHDPNLKLLKFTDKGLVVYNKSPFEVEENE
- a CDS encoding dipeptidase, coding for MIFDAHSDLPTYVYEEREKGSTRVLEREFNRFFNGISARVMSVWSRPEKRPIILRYTLEAINRLFRDVEESTKFEIVGTVNEMDDVIKNGKIALWLGIEGGEPVESLDILEILHSLGLRVLTLTWSLRNQIGDGVFERTSGGLTNFGVEVVGKAEELGIILDLSHINEAGFWDTLDVTAFPVIASHSNAKALCDNPRNLTDDQIKAIAERDGVIGAVAIPAFVDKEQPTLEKYVSHIEYMVDLVGYKHVGIGFDFVYYLPGWKGKSVIGLEDESKIPELIRALREKFSEKEVKAIAFENFRRVFERVVG
- a CDS encoding methyltransferase domain-containing protein — its product is MGTYYLTFREAREILKGKNKINVDLGKTSEKINVEVRDGYVFFPDGTRLDIELVKKISEDESTVYFIENGTLYKAAIAGSHFYKLVPTVPPTIEINGIRMHRTKDVNPWEDTVIKVNTINPRPGEYVLDSCMGLGYTAIEAARRGAKVITIEKDKNVIELAKINPWSRDLFENPNIKIIQGDSYEVIKEFENEMFDAVIHDPPRFSLAGELYSEEFYRELFRVLKPGGRLFHYVGNPGKRYRRKDIQRGVMERLRKVGFIGVRRIEEALGVVARKPRRI
- a CDS encoding DUF835 domain-containing protein encodes the protein MLEVKSTIILIGTVSIVTGGYFLYASLKEKRKDALYASLGWFMLGAYYLIRYHGIHKSVAEMFLYFYALGMAFYTVEIIEDYAPTALRHVKCYLLVPLSHILYRTITMILHMRRVPVGGIAGDSGFMLIISAYIFWKGLGKEAMLNSVAMLILGIDLTLYKFIGDSLIDLVLILLGALILSVSTIRRYKTLIKEVKKGEIPDINPGMKIVPDAYFEVLLESLEDKPLLLFTRDLSKKSENWTVFYVTNTQMENGIRPTELEKMTHLAVRYMREARMSGGRGVVAIDCLEFLKLYNDFRSIMKFLHALRDYAIAENGTVIVAYTPEAWEEKEKAMLMNLAT